The Euphorbia lathyris chromosome 8, ddEupLath1.1, whole genome shotgun sequence genome has a window encoding:
- the LOC136203252 gene encoding UDP-N-acetylglucosamine transporter UGNT1-like isoform X2 — protein sequence MFNKAALSSYRFPYANVITLLQTICSCLLLYAMKYWKIVSFTSDGSTIVTNNPGSLVPVKTLFRTLPLAASYLLYMLVTMESVRAINVPMYTTLRRTTIAFTMVVEYLLSGQKHSLPVVGSVGIIILGAFIAGARDLSFDAYGYAVVVLANICTAVYLTSISRIGKSTGLNSFGLMWCNGVICAPILLVWTLIKGDLTATLDFPYLSLPGFQVVMLLSCIMAFCINYFVFLNTTLNSALTQTICGNMKDLFTIGLGWALFGGLPYDLLNVVGQSLGFFGSCLYAFSKINGK from the exons ATGTTCAACAAAGCAGCACTTTCTTCTTACAGATTCCCATATGCAAATGTTATAACGCTGCTTCAG ACAATTTGTTCATGTTTATTGCTCTATGCAATGAAATATTGGAAGATCGTATCTTTTACAAGTGATGGATCAACTATAGTGACCAATAACCCAGGAAGTTTGGTACCTGTGAAGACATTATTTCGTACCCTTCCTCTGGCAGCATCGTACTTGCTTTACATG CTGGTCACAATGGAATCTGTACGAGCCATAAATGTTCCCATGTATACCACCCTTAGGCGGACTACTATTGCATTTACAATGGTTGTGGAATATCTTTTGAGTGGACAGAAACATTCCTTGCCTGTTGTTGGCAG TGTAGGGATAATTATACTTGGAGCATTTATTGCTGGAGCTCGAGACTTGTCATTTGATGCATATGGCTATGCTGTTGTTGTCCTAGCAAACATCTGCACAGCAGTATATCTTACTTCAATCTCAAGAATTG GTAAATCTACTGGTCTTAATAGCTTTGGCCTTATGTGGTGCAATG GAGTTATCTGTGCGCCGATCTTGCTTGTGTGGACATTAATCAAAGGAGACCTTACAGCTACGTTAGACTTTCCTTATCTATCGTTACCAGGATTTCAG GTTGTGATGCTTCTCTCATGTATAATGGCTTTCTGTAtaaattattttgtatttttgaatACAACACTTAATTCAGCCCTTACACAGACAATCTGCGGTAATATGAAG GACCTTTTCACAATTGGACTTGGCTGGGCACTCTTTGGTGGGCTTCCATATGATCTA TTGAATGTTGTTGGGCAATCTCTTGGTTTCTTCGGATCCTGTTTATATGCCTTCTCTAAAATCAATGGAAAATAA
- the LOC136202685 gene encoding serine/threonine-protein kinase PBL35-like has product MENKCGCWSLFRRGVRGTSRDSANSIPRTSLVYDAATETRYLNASNRELCPPNEAQLTSDNPNPAPTVKKPPCQLLQFTFQELKSATGNFRPDSILGEGGFGYVFKGWIEENGTAPAKPGSGITVAVKSLKPDGLQGHREWVAEVDFLGQLHHPNLVKLIGYCIEDDQRLLVYEFMTRGSLENHLFRRTIPLPWSNRIKIALGAAKGLAFLHGGPEPVIYRDFKTSNILLDSEYNAKLSDFGLAKAGPQGDKTHVSTRVVGTYGYAAPEYVMTGHLTSKSDVYSFGVVLLEILTGRRSVDKKRPSGEQNLVAWARSYLADKRKLYQLVDPRLDLHYSVKGVQKVSALAYNCLSRDPKSRPTMDEVVKVLTPLQDLSDLATLSYHSRLSQQARRKKKPDGTLQYTNASSKSIRDSPLHTGKPRCR; this is encoded by the exons ATGGAAAACAAGTGTGGCTGTTGGTCTCTTTTTAGACGAGGTGTTAGAGGCACCTCTAGAGACTCTGCTAATTCTATCCCCCGTACTAGTCTTGTTTATGATGCAG CTACTGAAACAAGATACCTAAATGCTAGCAATAGAGAGCTATGCCCTCCTAATGAAGCACAATTAACTTCTGATAATCCAAATCCAGCACCAACAGTTAAAAAACCTCCATGCCAGTTACTACAATTCACCTTTCAAGAGCTAAAATCAGCAACTGGTAACTTTAGGCCTGATAGTATCCTTGGAGAGGGTGGATTTGGATATGTGTTCAAAGGATGGATAGAAGAGAATGGGACAGCACCAGCAAAACCTGGGTCTGGAATCACTGTTGCTGTTAAGAGTTTAAAGCCAGATGGCCTTCAAGGCCATAGAGAATGGGTG GCTGAAGTTGATTTTCTTGGTCAGCTTCATCATCCTAATCTTGTTAAGCTTATTGGTTACTGCATTGAGGATGATCAACGCTTGCTTGTTTACGAATTTATGACTCGAGGAAGTCTCGAAAACCATCTCTTTAGAA GGACAATACCTCTTCCATGGTCTAACAGGATTAAGATTGCACTTGGAGCAGCAAAAGGATTAGCCTTTCTTCATGGTGGTCCAGAACCAGTCATATACAGAGATTTTAAGACATCAAACATTTTACTTGATTCA GAATATAATGCAAAGCTTTCAGATTTCGGTCTAGCAAAAGCCGGACCTCAAGGTGACAAAACTCATGTTTCTACCAGAGTTGTTGGAACATATGGCTATGCTGCTCCAGAATATGTGATGACAG GACACTTGACATCTAAGAGCGATGTTTACAGCTTCGGTGTTGTGCTGCTTGAGATTCTAACAGGCAGAAGATCGGTGGACAAGAAGCGTCCTAGTGGCGAACAGAACCTTGTTGCATGGGCTAGGAGTTATTTGGCTGACAAGAGAAAGCTGTACCAGCTGGTAGATCCTCGATTGGATCTGCATTACTCGGTAAAAGGAGTGCAGAAAGTTTCTGCATTAGCTTACAACTGCCTCAGCCGAGACCCTAAGTCCCGGCCTACAATGGATGAAGTTGTGAAGGTTTTGACTCCATTGCAAGACTTAAGTGATCTGGCCACGTTATCTTATCATTCTCGTTTATCGCAACAAGCAAGGCGTAAGAAGAAACCGGATGGAACTCTGCAGTATACAAACGCCTCGTCCAAAAGCATTAGAGATTCTCCCTTGCACACTGGAAAGCCGCGTTGTAGATGA
- the LOC136203252 gene encoding UDP-N-acetylglucosamine transporter UGNT1-like isoform X1, producing the protein MDSEKDDNVLPLMYSSTTDEKQHNDSVITGRGAFAAISYMASAVLLIMFNKAALSSYRFPYANVITLLQTICSCLLLYAMKYWKIVSFTSDGSTIVTNNPGSLVPVKTLFRTLPLAASYLLYMLVTMESVRAINVPMYTTLRRTTIAFTMVVEYLLSGQKHSLPVVGSVGIIILGAFIAGARDLSFDAYGYAVVVLANICTAVYLTSISRIGKSTGLNSFGLMWCNGVICAPILLVWTLIKGDLTATLDFPYLSLPGFQVVMLLSCIMAFCINYFVFLNTTLNSALTQTICGNMKDLFTIGLGWALFGGLPYDLLNVVGQSLGFFGSCLYAFSKINGK; encoded by the exons ATGGATTCAGAGAAAGACGACAACGTATTGCCCCTCATGTATTCCTCTACCACCGACGAGAAGCAGCACAATGACTCTGTTATCACCGGAAGAGGAGCTTTTGCTGCCATTTCTTACATGGCTAGTGCAG TTCTCTTGATAATGTTCAACAAAGCAGCACTTTCTTCTTACAGATTCCCATATGCAAATGTTATAACGCTGCTTCAG ACAATTTGTTCATGTTTATTGCTCTATGCAATGAAATATTGGAAGATCGTATCTTTTACAAGTGATGGATCAACTATAGTGACCAATAACCCAGGAAGTTTGGTACCTGTGAAGACATTATTTCGTACCCTTCCTCTGGCAGCATCGTACTTGCTTTACATG CTGGTCACAATGGAATCTGTACGAGCCATAAATGTTCCCATGTATACCACCCTTAGGCGGACTACTATTGCATTTACAATGGTTGTGGAATATCTTTTGAGTGGACAGAAACATTCCTTGCCTGTTGTTGGCAG TGTAGGGATAATTATACTTGGAGCATTTATTGCTGGAGCTCGAGACTTGTCATTTGATGCATATGGCTATGCTGTTGTTGTCCTAGCAAACATCTGCACAGCAGTATATCTTACTTCAATCTCAAGAATTG GTAAATCTACTGGTCTTAATAGCTTTGGCCTTATGTGGTGCAATG GAGTTATCTGTGCGCCGATCTTGCTTGTGTGGACATTAATCAAAGGAGACCTTACAGCTACGTTAGACTTTCCTTATCTATCGTTACCAGGATTTCAG GTTGTGATGCTTCTCTCATGTATAATGGCTTTCTGTAtaaattattttgtatttttgaatACAACACTTAATTCAGCCCTTACACAGACAATCTGCGGTAATATGAAG GACCTTTTCACAATTGGACTTGGCTGGGCACTCTTTGGTGGGCTTCCATATGATCTA TTGAATGTTGTTGGGCAATCTCTTGGTTTCTTCGGATCCTGTTTATATGCCTTCTCTAAAATCAATGGAAAATAA